A stretch of DNA from Candidatus Parvarchaeota archaeon:
AAGGGTAGTGCGCTTCTCGCTTGGCTCCCCCACAAAACAGGTTATGATTGGGAAGATTTAAGGCACTTTACGCCAGTTGCAGGCAATATTTCCATCACACTTAATATCATAATGCCGCAATTTTCTCAAGCAGCAAGCCAAATTTTTCAAATCCGGCCGCCTTGTTGAAGTGCCCGCATCCTGGAACAAACGTCAGTTCTGTGTGCAGATTCTCTGCCAGCTGCCCTCTGTTTCCTAGTTTTCACCTAATACTTTTCTGCAAGCCTTGTCCCTTTCTTCACTCCTTGCTTTCTTGCCGCCCCAGCCGAAAGCTCAAGCAAAAAGACTGCGGGTTTTGTTGGCGAGACCAAGGCCGTGAAAGGCAATACTTTCTCAAAAATTTCTGTCACCCTCATCTTTTCGTCAAGGTAAATGGCGTCAAATTCAAAGCCGACAAAAAAAGAGTGTATTGGCCAGATTCCGCTTGCGCCAAACTTGAACAAAATCGGCACGACTTTTTCCCTAAACATCAGCCCGCGCATCCGCAAAGCCGGATTGTCGGCAATCTCAAAGCCGGCGCACACGACTTTGCCATTGTCAAGATTTACTATTCTTCTCCCTTCAACCGCGGCAGTTTCGCCTTTTGTTTTGGTTTTTTGATTTTTCATGTGGTTTCCTGTCGCTTCATTTTTTTATTTTCCGTGGTGCATTTGATGCCGAAGTCTTACCTACAGCTCCCGTCTACTTCCCAAACCTGCGCCCCCTGTTCTCAAACCATTTAACCGCCCTGACAAAGTCGGCCTTTGAAAAATCGGGCCAGAGTTTTTTTGAAAAATAGAGCTCGGAGTATGCAGCTTGCCAGGGCATAAAGCCCGAAAGCCGCTGCTCGCCTGATGTGCGGATAATCAACTCAGGGTCGGGCAGGCCGCTTGTGTAGAGGAGTTTTTCAAACTCCTTTTCAGCAAGCTTTCTTTTGCCTGTTTTTTTCGCATTTGCAATCGCCTTTTCAACCGCATCAAGGATTTCATGCCTTCCGCCATAGCCAAAAAAAAGGTTGAGCTGGTATTTCGAATATTTGGATGAAACCTGCTCCAGCTTTCCAATCTTCTCCCTTATGTCCTTTGGGAAATAATCAGGCCTTCCGATGAA
This window harbors:
- a CDS encoding DUF192 domain-containing protein; translated protein: MKNQKTKTKGETAAVEGRRIVNLDNGKVVCAGFEIADNPALRMRGLMFREKVVPILFKFGASGIWPIHSFFVGFEFDAIYLDEKMRVTEIFEKVLPFTALVSPTKPAVFLLELSAGAARKQGVKKGTRLAEKY
- the uppS gene encoding di-trans,poly-cis-decaprenylcistransferase, whose amino-acid sequence is MRLHKDSRKVLGGPVFGGQQGFGKMAIRHLAIIPDGNRRWAMRHGIGKKEGYELGIRKIGYVLKWCKQLDIRMVSMWGFSTENFLRDSAEVSMLFGIFSSKLETAIRRAAENEKYQVRVRFIGRPDYFPKDIREKIGKLEQVSSKYSKYQLNLFFGYGGRHEILDAVEKAIANAKKTGKRKLAEKEFEKLLYTSGLPDPELIIRTSGEQRLSGFMPWQAAYSELYFSKKLWPDFSKADFVRAVKWFENRGRRFGK